The Candidatus Amarolinea dominans genome has a segment encoding these proteins:
- a CDS encoding DMT family transporter, translating into MLLAVTAIWGGTFVTVQKAVATFPVVTFLAIRFTLATLVFLPLLLRPLSTARDPGRYRRVLLPSLLISVTLFAGYAFQTYGLRFTTPAKAGFITGISVVLVPLGSALFLRRPPHAGAWLGVALATVGLAALTLNGDLSIAPGDLLVLGCAISFAAQILLVGHFAPRFDAVPLAVGQIAGVAILSWLVALAVDGPPTWPGRQVWFAAAFTGVMATSFAFWAQTKAQRLTSPTHTALIFATEPVFAAIFSFLLIGEQLTPRAIVGCGLILTGMLVSESGVWLRRRRQATPTG; encoded by the coding sequence ATGCTGCTGGCCGTCACTGCCATCTGGGGCGGCACCTTCGTGACCGTTCAGAAAGCTGTGGCGACCTTTCCCGTGGTCACATTTCTCGCCATTCGCTTCACCCTGGCCACCCTGGTCTTTCTTCCCTTACTCCTGCGGCCGCTGTCCACCGCCAGAGATCCCGGGCGCTACCGGCGCGTCCTGCTGCCCAGCCTGCTCATCAGTGTCACCTTGTTTGCCGGCTATGCCTTTCAGACCTACGGACTGCGCTTCACCACGCCAGCCAAGGCCGGATTCATCACCGGTATTTCGGTGGTGCTGGTTCCTCTCGGTTCGGCGCTCTTCCTGCGGCGTCCGCCCCATGCCGGCGCATGGCTCGGTGTGGCGCTGGCCACGGTGGGCCTGGCCGCCTTGACGCTGAATGGCGACCTCAGCATCGCGCCGGGCGATCTGCTCGTCCTGGGCTGCGCCATCTCCTTTGCGGCGCAGATTCTGCTCGTCGGCCACTTTGCGCCCCGCTTCGACGCCGTACCCCTGGCGGTTGGTCAAATTGCCGGCGTCGCCATCCTGAGCTGGCTGGTGGCGCTGGCTGTGGACGGCCCGCCCACCTGGCCGGGCCGTCAAGTCTGGTTTGCGGCCGCTTTTACCGGTGTCATGGCCACCTCGTTTGCCTTCTGGGCGCAGACGAAGGCTCAGCGCCTGACCAGTCCCACCCACACCGCGCTCATTTTTGCCACCGAACCGGTGTTCGCTGCCATCTTCAGTTTTCTCCTCATTGGCGAGCAGTTGACACCGCGCGCGATCGTGGGCTGTGGACTGATTCTGACTGGCATGTTGGTGTCTGAGTCAGGCGTGTGGTTGCGGCGGCGCCGTCAAGCGACCCCAACAGGCTAA